A part of Paraburkholderia azotifigens genomic DNA contains:
- a CDS encoding LuxR C-terminal-related transcriptional regulator: MLILFVAPSGLFRDGVARLLADLGEQVDVRCADYASDVFEHGEPADLIVLDGDYLPDALSVATASRRLSAGLPVLVLLTAVDPQTVEQFVSAGVAGHLDKSESGRALLDALRLVLAGSRYPALAPLVLEALPPGLPANDAPASDVSAQASAEASSDAKPHVLTPRQIQVLALAARGETNKSIAKQLNITEGTVKVHLYTVFKALKVGSRGQASVAAARLQQIGDAQLHHALDGQLSVGRLLAFTMPTRFRSGEVLFRKNDPSDALYYVVRGRVSLLEIELEVGQGTVLGEIGLFSPDHRRTCTARCVSDCELLMVSATDAMRLYYQDPEFATYLIHLITRRLEADKLRVKN; this comes from the coding sequence ATGCTGATTCTGTTCGTCGCTCCGAGCGGTCTGTTTCGCGATGGCGTCGCGCGTCTGCTCGCCGATCTTGGCGAGCAGGTCGACGTGCGGTGCGCCGACTACGCGTCGGACGTGTTCGAGCACGGCGAGCCCGCCGATCTGATCGTGCTCGACGGCGACTATCTGCCCGACGCGCTCAGCGTGGCGACGGCATCGCGGCGGTTGTCGGCCGGGCTGCCCGTGCTCGTGTTGCTGACGGCCGTCGATCCGCAGACGGTCGAGCAATTCGTGTCGGCGGGCGTGGCAGGACATCTCGACAAATCGGAATCGGGCCGGGCGCTGCTGGATGCGCTGCGTCTCGTGCTGGCGGGCAGCCGCTATCCGGCGTTGGCGCCGCTCGTGCTGGAAGCGCTCCCGCCGGGTTTGCCAGCGAACGATGCGCCCGCATCCGACGTTTCCGCTCAGGCGTCCGCAGAAGCATCGTCCGATGCAAAGCCTCATGTCCTCACGCCGCGGCAAATTCAGGTGCTTGCGCTGGCCGCGCGCGGCGAGACGAACAAGTCGATTGCGAAGCAGCTGAACATCACGGAAGGCACCGTCAAGGTGCACTTGTATACCGTCTTTAAAGCATTGAAGGTCGGCAGCCGCGGGCAGGCGAGTGTGGCCGCCGCACGTCTGCAGCAGATCGGCGACGCGCAGCTGCATCACGCGCTGGATGGCCAGCTTTCGGTCGGCAGGCTGCTTGCGTTCACGATGCCGACACGTTTCAGATCGGGTGAAGTGCTGTTCCGCAAGAACGATCCTAGCGATGCGCTGTATTACGTCGTACGCGGCAGGGTGAGTCTGCTGGAGATCGAACTCGAAGTCGGGCAAGGCACAGTGCTCGGCGAGATCGGGCTCTTTTCGCCCGATCACCGGCGCACCTGCACGGCGCGCTGCGTCAGCGATTGCGAACTGCTGATGGTCTCGGCCACGGATGCCATGCGTCTTTATTATCAGGATCCGGAATTCGCCACGTATCTGATACACCTGATCACGCGCCGGCTCGAAGCCGACAAGCTGCGCGTGAAAAACTAG
- a CDS encoding glutaminase, translated as MDYSRILEQIHADLQPWLDKGRVADYIPELANVPVNSFGMAVVTTSGDVCRVGQADTRFSIQSISKLFACTVAFRLLGDDLWQRVGREPSGTAFNSLVQLESERGKPRNPFINAGALVVTDVLSRRFVKAETALVEFMRRVTGEASIDYDMRVAQSELQHAHRNRAMAHFMASFGNMEMPPEVVVDAYCRQCAISMSCVELAKAALYLSNGGVVPSTGERILDASSAKRLSALMLTCGTYDAAGDFVYRVGLPAKSGVGGGIVALLPGEMAVCVWSPGLDTNGNSLAGVMALEWLTTCTGRSIF; from the coding sequence ATGGACTATTCCCGCATCCTCGAACAGATTCACGCGGACTTGCAGCCCTGGCTCGACAAGGGGCGTGTCGCCGACTACATCCCCGAACTCGCGAACGTGCCTGTGAACAGCTTCGGCATGGCCGTCGTCACGACGTCGGGCGACGTCTGCCGTGTGGGACAGGCGGATACGCGCTTTTCGATTCAGAGCATCTCCAAGCTGTTCGCGTGCACGGTGGCGTTCAGACTGCTCGGCGACGACTTGTGGCAGCGCGTCGGCCGCGAGCCGTCGGGCACGGCGTTCAATTCGCTCGTGCAGCTCGAATCGGAGCGAGGCAAGCCGCGCAATCCGTTCATCAATGCGGGCGCGCTCGTCGTCACCGATGTATTGAGCCGCCGCTTCGTGAAGGCGGAGACCGCGCTCGTCGAATTCATGCGGCGCGTCACGGGTGAAGCGTCGATCGACTATGACATGCGCGTCGCGCAGTCCGAATTGCAGCACGCCCATCGCAATCGCGCGATGGCTCATTTCATGGCGAGCTTCGGCAACATGGAGATGCCGCCCGAGGTCGTCGTCGATGCGTATTGCCGTCAGTGCGCGATTTCGATGAGTTGCGTCGAGCTTGCAAAAGCGGCGCTGTATCTGAGCAACGGCGGCGTGGTGCCGTCGACGGGCGAGCGCATTCTCGATGCGAGTTCGGCCAAGCGTCTGTCGGCGTTGATGCTGACCTGCGGCACGTACGATGCAGCGGGCGACTTCGTCTATCGCGTGGGCTTGCCTGCGAAGAGCGGGGTGGGCGGCGGCATCGTCGCGCTGTTGCCAGGCGAGATGGCCGTGTGCGTATGGTCGCCTGGGCTGGATACCAACGGTAATTCGCTGGCGGGCGTGATGGCGTTGGAGTGGCTCACCACCTGCACGGGCCGCTCGATTTTCTAG
- a CDS encoding APC family permease — translation MNSSIQRHIGPFALMLTGLGSIIGSGWLFGAWKAAKIAGPAALCAWVIGAVVILAIALTYAELGAMFPESGGMVRYARYSHGALVGFISAWANWIAIVSVIPIEAEASIQYMSTWPYEWAHNLFINGELTTPGLLLSAVLVVIYFMLNYWGVKVFARANSAITIFKFIIPGLTILGLMMSGFHKENVGDSFGGTGAFAPYGWSAVLTAVATSGIVFAFNGFQSPINLAGEARNPAKSVPFAVIGSILLALVIYVLLQIAYIGAVNPADVMKGWSQFNFKSPFAELAIALNLNWLAILLYVDAFVSPSGTGTTYMATTTRMIYAMERNNTMPKIFGSVHPLYGVPRPAMWFNLLVSFIFLFFFRGWSSLAAVISVATVISYLTGPISLMALRRAATDLERPLHIPGMSVIAPFAFVCASLILYWAKWPLTGEIILLMIVALPVFFYFQAKSGFSGFNQDLKAAWWLVAYLPVMAILSLIGSKQFGGMGVLPYGWDMLVVIAFSLIFYYWGVHTGYRSAYLDERDAVPSAETNEYATSGPQGEEWMSAR, via the coding sequence TTGAATAGTTCCATTCAACGGCACATCGGCCCGTTCGCGCTGATGCTCACGGGACTCGGCTCGATCATCGGGTCCGGCTGGCTGTTCGGCGCCTGGAAGGCGGCCAAGATCGCAGGCCCTGCAGCGCTGTGCGCGTGGGTGATCGGCGCGGTGGTGATTCTTGCGATCGCGCTGACCTATGCGGAACTCGGCGCGATGTTCCCTGAGTCGGGCGGCATGGTGCGCTATGCGCGTTACTCGCACGGCGCGCTGGTCGGCTTCATCAGCGCGTGGGCCAACTGGATCGCGATCGTGTCGGTGATTCCGATCGAGGCCGAAGCATCGATCCAGTACATGAGCACCTGGCCGTACGAATGGGCGCATAACCTGTTCATCAACGGCGAACTGACGACGCCGGGCCTGCTGCTGTCGGCGGTGCTGGTGGTGATCTACTTCATGCTGAACTACTGGGGCGTCAAGGTATTTGCGCGCGCCAATTCGGCCATCACGATCTTCAAGTTCATCATTCCCGGCCTGACGATTCTCGGCCTGATGATGAGCGGCTTCCACAAGGAAAACGTCGGCGACTCGTTTGGCGGCACGGGCGCGTTCGCGCCGTATGGCTGGTCGGCCGTGCTGACGGCCGTGGCGACGAGCGGCATCGTGTTCGCGTTCAACGGTTTCCAGAGCCCGATCAACCTGGCGGGCGAAGCGCGCAATCCGGCGAAGAGCGTGCCGTTCGCGGTGATCGGCTCGATCCTGCTGGCGCTGGTGATCTACGTGCTGCTGCAGATCGCGTACATCGGCGCGGTGAACCCGGCTGACGTGATGAAGGGCTGGAGCCAGTTCAACTTCAAGTCGCCGTTCGCGGAACTGGCGATCGCGCTGAACCTGAACTGGCTCGCGATCCTGCTGTATGTCGACGCATTCGTGAGCCCGAGCGGCACGGGCACGACCTATATGGCGACGACCACGCGCATGATCTACGCGATGGAGCGCAACAACACGATGCCGAAGATCTTCGGCAGCGTGCATCCGCTGTACGGCGTGCCGCGTCCGGCGATGTGGTTCAACCTGCTGGTGTCGTTCATCTTCCTGTTCTTCTTCCGCGGCTGGAGTTCGCTGGCAGCGGTGATTTCGGTGGCGACGGTGATCTCGTACCTGACAGGCCCGATCAGCCTGATGGCGCTGCGCCGCGCGGCGACGGATCTCGAGCGTCCGCTGCACATTCCGGGCATGAGCGTGATCGCGCCGTTCGCGTTCGTGTGTGCGTCGCTGATCCTGTACTGGGCGAAGTGGCCGCTGACGGGCGAAATCATCCTGCTGATGATCGTCGCGCTGCCCGTATTCTTCTACTTCCAGGCGAAGTCGGGCTTCTCAGGTTTCAATCAGGACCTGAAGGCGGCGTGGTGGCTGGTGGCTTATCTGCCCGTGATGGCGATCCTGTCGCTGATCGGCAGCAAGCAGTTCGGCGGCATGGGCGTGTTGCCGTACGGCTGGGACATGCTGGTGGTGATCGCGTTCTCGCTGATCTTCTATTACTGGGGCGTGCACACGGGCTACCGCTCGGCATATCTCGACGAGCGCGACGCTGTTCCCAGCGCCGAAACAAACGAATACGCGACGAGCGGCCCGCAGGGCGAGGAGTGGATGTCGGCGCGCTAA
- the chrA gene encoding chromate efflux transporter, whose protein sequence is MESESTSRRETRAGSAFEVLRVFLLLGCTCFGGPIAHIGYFRREFVERRRWLDDTTFTDLFALCQFLPGPASSQVGFSIGLLRAGWWGGAAAWLGFTLPSAILMAGFARLAGLLDNAFGQGLVHGLKLVAVAVVAQAIWDMARRLCAERVRAAIALAALAVLCVLDTVYAQIIVIGGGALLGLMFCRTPAAATRGVSHDAHAFALPRAASAVALVLFCALLAGLPVLQAFLPSAWMLRIADVFYRSGALVFGGGHVVLPLLQQATVASGWIPANAFLAGYGAAQAVPGPLFTFASYLGWIMSPASQHALGALCATAAIFLPGLLLVIAVLPHWQALRARPPVAALLAGANAAVVGLLASAFYSPVWTSAVLSATDFAVAVIALILLTRWNVRPLLIVLLCAAAGIVESFAH, encoded by the coding sequence ATGGAAAGTGAAAGCACGTCGCGTCGCGAGACGCGCGCAGGCAGCGCATTCGAAGTGCTGCGTGTATTCCTGCTGCTCGGCTGCACCTGCTTCGGTGGCCCGATCGCGCACATCGGCTATTTTCGCCGCGAGTTCGTCGAGCGCAGGCGATGGCTCGACGACACGACCTTCACCGATCTGTTCGCGCTCTGCCAGTTCCTGCCCGGACCGGCGAGCAGCCAGGTGGGTTTTTCGATCGGCCTGCTGAGAGCGGGATGGTGGGGCGGCGCGGCTGCATGGCTCGGCTTCACGCTGCCTTCGGCGATCCTGATGGCCGGCTTCGCGCGCCTCGCCGGTCTGCTCGACAATGCGTTCGGCCAGGGCCTCGTGCACGGATTGAAGCTCGTCGCCGTCGCCGTCGTTGCGCAGGCCATCTGGGACATGGCGCGGCGCCTGTGTGCCGAGCGTGTGCGCGCAGCCATCGCGCTCGCGGCGCTCGCGGTGTTGTGCGTGCTCGATACCGTGTACGCGCAGATCATCGTGATCGGCGGCGGCGCGCTGCTCGGCCTGATGTTCTGCCGGACCCCGGCGGCGGCTACACGCGGCGTGTCGCACGATGCACACGCCTTTGCTCTGCCGCGCGCCGCGAGCGCCGTGGCGCTCGTTCTGTTCTGCGCGTTGCTGGCCGGCTTGCCTGTGCTGCAAGCGTTTCTTCCTTCCGCGTGGATGCTCAGGATCGCCGACGTGTTCTACCGATCCGGCGCGCTCGTGTTCGGCGGCGGCCATGTGGTGCTGCCGCTGCTTCAGCAGGCGACGGTCGCGAGCGGCTGGATCCCGGCGAACGCGTTTCTGGCGGGCTATGGCGCGGCGCAGGCCGTTCCTGGCCCGCTCTTCACGTTCGCGTCGTACCTCGGCTGGATCATGAGCCCGGCATCGCAACATGCGCTCGGTGCGCTGTGCGCGACAGCGGCTATCTTCCTTCCCGGTCTGCTGCTGGTGATCGCCGTGCTGCCGCACTGGCAGGCGCTGCGCGCGCGTCCTCCCGTGGCGGCGCTGCTGGCGGGCGCGAATGCGGCCGTCGTCGGCCTGCTGGCGAGCGCGTTTTATTCGCCCGTGTGGACGAGCGCCGTGCTGTCCGCCACGGACTTCGCCGTCGCCGTCATCGCGCTGATCCTGCTCACGCGCTGGAATGTGCGGCCATTGCTCATCGTGCTGCTGTGCGCGGCGGCAGGGATCGTCGAGTCGTTCGCGCATTGA
- a CDS encoding trypsin-like peptidase domain-containing protein: MFHSTSSHIWFCTAVTTACLAGYPVAYANAIAPHAAAASAAVPASSPAKEKRAAPANANAPMDFPAIVERYGPAVVNIRAVLPEKPLAASAPQAAAPAVPAVPASASGASSETIDGDDPLFAFFRQAMPQAQDGQASSPRAISGVGSGFIVSPNGLILTTAHVVDGSDDVTVRLTDRREFKAKVVAVDAQSDVAVIQIDATKLPVVKLGDSTRVRVGEQVLTIGSPDSYQNTVTAGIVSATSRTLSDGTKFPFFQTEGALNPDNSGGPVFNRAGEVVGIHVQVYADGDRFQSLTFAIPINMANKVRAQLHAQDKDAKAASGTLGMQVQDVDPGLAGAFGLPRAAGALVIAVEPGSPAAAGKLKPGDVIVQVADKPIEHGADLADFPDQDAAAQPGTKVPVKLIRNRKQMTVMIAMTAPTQSATAGTADDGALDHLGLSMHPLTDDERRSTGLPQGLMVDDVAGTGGSAGIKPGDVVLSLNGTLVASQDELASLAAKAGKKAALLIQRNHARSFVTVDLR, encoded by the coding sequence GTGTTTCACTCAACCTCGTCCCATATCTGGTTTTGCACTGCCGTGACAACGGCATGTCTCGCCGGTTATCCCGTCGCTTATGCCAACGCGATCGCGCCGCATGCTGCCGCGGCATCCGCGGCCGTACCGGCATCCTCGCCGGCAAAGGAGAAGCGCGCGGCGCCCGCGAACGCGAATGCGCCGATGGACTTCCCTGCCATCGTCGAGCGCTACGGACCCGCCGTCGTGAACATCCGCGCAGTCTTGCCGGAGAAGCCGCTGGCCGCATCGGCGCCGCAAGCGGCGGCGCCCGCAGTGCCAGCCGTGCCCGCGTCCGCTTCGGGCGCGAGTTCCGAAACGATCGACGGTGACGACCCGCTGTTCGCGTTCTTCCGGCAGGCCATGCCGCAGGCGCAAGACGGCCAGGCCAGTTCGCCGCGCGCGATATCGGGTGTGGGCTCGGGTTTCATCGTCAGCCCGAACGGCCTGATTCTGACGACGGCGCATGTGGTCGACGGATCGGACGACGTGACCGTGCGGTTGACCGACCGGCGCGAGTTCAAGGCGAAAGTCGTGGCCGTCGATGCGCAAAGCGACGTCGCCGTGATCCAGATCGACGCGACGAAGCTGCCCGTCGTCAAGCTCGGCGACTCGACGCGTGTGCGCGTCGGCGAGCAGGTGCTGACCATCGGTTCGCCCGACAGCTATCAGAACACGGTGACGGCGGGCATCGTCAGCGCGACTTCGCGGACGCTCTCCGATGGCACGAAGTTTCCGTTCTTCCAGACCGAGGGCGCACTGAACCCGGACAACTCGGGCGGCCCGGTGTTCAACCGTGCGGGCGAAGTGGTCGGCATTCACGTGCAGGTCTATGCCGACGGCGATCGCTTCCAGAGCCTGACGTTTGCGATCCCGATCAACATGGCCAACAAGGTGCGCGCGCAGTTGCACGCGCAGGACAAGGACGCCAAAGCCGCGAGCGGCACGCTCGGCATGCAGGTGCAGGACGTTGATCCCGGCCTTGCTGGCGCGTTCGGTCTGCCGCGCGCGGCGGGCGCGCTGGTGATAGCCGTCGAGCCGGGCAGTCCTGCCGCCGCAGGCAAACTGAAACCGGGCGACGTGATCGTGCAGGTCGCCGACAAGCCGATCGAGCATGGCGCCGACCTCGCGGATTTCCCCGATCAGGATGCGGCTGCGCAGCCGGGCACGAAGGTGCCCGTGAAGCTGATTCGCAATCGCAAGCAGATGACGGTGATGATCGCCATGACGGCGCCCACGCAATCCGCGACGGCAGGTACGGCAGACGACGGCGCGCTCGATCATCTCGGCCTCAGCATGCATCCGCTGACAGACGACGAACGGCGCAGCACAGGACTGCCGCAAGGCCTGATGGTCGACGACGTCGCGGGAACGGGCGGCAGTGCGGGCATCAAGCCGGGCGATGTGGTGCTGTCGCTGAACGGCACGCTGGTCGCGTCGCAGGATGAACTCGCGTCGCTCGCGGCGAAGGCGGGCAAGAAGGCGGCATTGCTGATCCAGCGCAATCACGCGCGCAGCTTCGTGACCGTCGATCTCAGGTGA
- a CDS encoding acyltransferase family protein has translation MDKGRVAALDAGRALAIVGVVAVHLSFQFPNLPHAVTLMARMGQYGVQLFFVISAITIFMTLEIDHERCTDARHVTLRFYIKRFFRIAPLYYSAIAVYGAISYGAMQSGYERAWVLGAHGPVDILLNVLFLHALSPTAINNVVPGGWSIGVEMLFYLIAPLLFFAAMNRVRLMLATLLLLALSVATLSIGDCNGTLDCQVSNNSFSYFWPPVQGPCFIVGMWAWYGFRSHLLGTSNVTKRGAWLYFALAVIFAIATAALGVWLAKSHAFAPVFAACAAVAFLLFVCSQSDAVRRLMQSRATFVVRQCASALGRESYGIYLWHFICVYATFHFFESTFRQTDRDMSLALYAVTVLTALLASYGLSRLSDRLIQGRATRLSRKLLSHVDGRFGASRRS, from the coding sequence ATGGATAAAGGACGCGTTGCCGCGCTCGACGCAGGTCGGGCGCTCGCGATCGTCGGGGTTGTCGCAGTACACCTGTCGTTTCAGTTTCCCAATCTGCCGCATGCCGTCACGCTGATGGCCCGCATGGGTCAATACGGCGTGCAGCTGTTCTTCGTGATCAGCGCGATCACGATCTTCATGACGCTCGAAATCGATCACGAGCGTTGTACGGATGCGCGGCACGTCACATTGCGTTTCTATATCAAACGCTTTTTTCGCATCGCTCCACTGTATTACTCGGCGATCGCTGTCTACGGCGCGATCAGTTACGGCGCCATGCAGTCCGGCTACGAACGTGCGTGGGTGCTCGGCGCGCATGGACCCGTCGATATCCTGCTCAACGTGCTGTTCCTGCATGCACTGTCGCCGACGGCGATCAACAATGTCGTGCCGGGCGGATGGTCGATCGGCGTGGAGATGCTGTTCTATCTGATTGCGCCGCTGCTGTTCTTTGCTGCGATGAATCGCGTGCGGCTCATGCTGGCGACGCTATTGCTGCTGGCGCTATCCGTCGCCACGCTGTCGATCGGCGATTGCAACGGCACGCTCGACTGTCAGGTCAGCAACAACTCGTTCAGCTATTTCTGGCCGCCCGTGCAGGGACCATGCTTCATCGTCGGCATGTGGGCATGGTACGGCTTCCGTTCGCATTTGCTGGGTACATCGAACGTCACGAAACGCGGCGCGTGGCTGTATTTCGCGCTGGCCGTCATCTTCGCAATCGCGACGGCTGCGCTCGGCGTGTGGCTCGCGAAGTCGCATGCGTTTGCACCCGTATTCGCAGCCTGTGCGGCCGTTGCGTTCCTGCTGTTCGTGTGTTCGCAGAGCGATGCCGTGCGGCGCCTGATGCAGTCGCGAGCGACGTTCGTCGTTCGACAATGCGCGTCTGCGTTGGGGCGTGAGAGCTACGGCATCTATCTGTGGCACTTCATCTGCGTGTACGCGACGTTCCATTTCTTCGAAAGCACGTTCCGGCAAACGGATCGCGACATGTCGCTCGCGCTATACGCCGTGACCGTGCTGACTGCGTTGCTTGCATCGTATGGCTTGTCGCGTTTGTCAGACCGGCTGATTCAGGGACGTGCGACGCGTCTGTCGCGCAAGCTGCTCTCCCACGTCGACGGGCGTTTTGGCGCGTCGCGTCGATCTTGA
- a CDS encoding DUF4148 domain-containing protein, producing the protein MRSTALAIVAASALALPVAALCQTDASPTRAQVRAELQQLEQAGYDPAKGEDPGYPADIQAAEARVSAQNGATGYGGVTSGASVSGSRAISRPATTDEMKQLYFGGE; encoded by the coding sequence ATGAGATCAACTGCTCTCGCAATCGTCGCGGCATCGGCGCTTGCGCTGCCGGTCGCCGCACTCTGTCAGACGGATGCGTCACCCACGCGTGCACAAGTCCGTGCTGAGTTGCAGCAGCTGGAGCAGGCCGGTTATGACCCGGCCAAAGGAGAAGATCCGGGTTATCCGGCGGACATCCAGGCGGCAGAGGCGCGCGTATCGGCCCAAAACGGCGCAACCGGTTATGGCGGCGTGACGTCAGGCGCATCGGTATCCGGCTCTCGCGCTATCAGCCGTCCAGCCACGACGGACGAAATGAAGCAGCTCTACTTCGGAGGTGAGTAG
- a CDS encoding sensor domain-containing diguanylate cyclase — translation MPPLTAASAPQSARRVEMQGFRHGNVTTIKEVDTSRTDDQIMPTFDLRTVMLMASVMPGLMAVVMFAIGRSFPRNIHGVAQWAQGSLVFSAAAFLMALRGALPDWLSVIGGNICMVGSIGLWLIGSQRYLGRAAFVRLVSAMVVVDALVLGWMTYIDFNPYGRSMCTNVILALLFALLAYELLRFGRKDSGARVVGFMFAIETLIALTRIVTSLEPGSAREGLYAHDLVQLIYLSSGAFMSLTITVGFMLTAVNRLRIHLEQLSLIDPLTGLLNRRALLDTHTLARGTPRRRGTHLSLLLIDLDHFKNVNDKYGHLMGDAILIDFAQKAALSLPQEAHFARWGGEEFAVFFPCESIDEPLNLARELQARIAYRGDSTLPSYTCSIGIAFIDISEATIERLLKQADGALYRAKRNGRNRAELGSEPVAVET, via the coding sequence ATGCCACCACTGACGGCAGCCAGCGCCCCGCAATCCGCCCGGCGCGTCGAAATGCAGGGCTTTCGACACGGCAACGTCACTACGATTAAAGAAGTCGATACTTCGCGCACCGACGATCAGATCATGCCTACGTTTGACCTGCGTACCGTCATGTTGATGGCATCTGTGATGCCAGGACTGATGGCGGTAGTGATGTTTGCCATAGGAAGGTCGTTTCCCAGGAACATCCATGGCGTGGCGCAATGGGCGCAGGGTTCACTTGTGTTTTCGGCTGCCGCGTTTCTCATGGCGCTGCGCGGTGCGCTCCCGGATTGGCTCTCCGTGATCGGCGGCAATATATGCATGGTCGGCAGCATAGGACTCTGGCTCATTGGCAGCCAGCGCTACCTCGGCCGGGCCGCATTCGTCCGCCTCGTCTCAGCGATGGTTGTGGTCGATGCGCTCGTCCTTGGCTGGATGACGTATATCGACTTCAATCCTTACGGCCGTTCGATGTGCACGAACGTCATTCTTGCACTGCTGTTCGCCCTTCTCGCCTATGAACTGCTGCGATTCGGGCGTAAAGACAGCGGCGCGAGGGTCGTTGGGTTCATGTTCGCCATTGAGACGCTCATTGCCTTGACGAGGATCGTGACGTCGCTGGAACCCGGCTCTGCGCGCGAAGGGTTATACGCGCATGATCTCGTGCAATTGATCTACCTGAGCAGTGGCGCGTTCATGTCGCTCACCATCACGGTGGGCTTCATGCTCACCGCGGTCAACAGGCTTCGGATTCACCTCGAGCAACTTTCTCTCATCGATCCGCTCACTGGCCTGCTCAATCGCCGGGCTCTTCTGGACACCCACACGTTGGCGCGAGGAACGCCTCGCCGCAGAGGAACCCATCTCTCACTCCTGCTGATCGACCTGGACCATTTCAAGAACGTTAACGACAAATACGGTCACTTGATGGGTGACGCCATCCTGATCGACTTCGCCCAAAAGGCTGCCCTCTCGCTACCTCAGGAAGCGCACTTTGCGCGCTGGGGCGGAGAGGAGTTCGCGGTGTTCTTCCCATGCGAGAGCATCGATGAACCGCTGAATCTCGCCCGCGAACTGCAGGCACGAATCGCGTACCGGGGCGATTCGACTTTGCCTTCGTACACCTGTAGCATCGGGATCGCTTTTATCGACATCTCTGAAGCGACAATCGAACGACTATTGAAGCAGGCGGACGGCGCTTTGTATCGTGCGAAACGCAATGGTCGCAACCGGGCGGAACTCGGATCAGAACCCGTCGCCGTCGAAACCTGA
- a CDS encoding zinc-dependent alcohol dehydrogenase family protein: MRAMVFDGSSPTLAERQLTMRTPAPGEVLIDVLACGVCRTDLHVVDGELTGPKRPVIPGHEIVGQVAARAADVTAFDIGDRVGVPWLGKTCGVCPYCASGRENLCDAPGFTGYTIDGGYAEQVIADHRYCLHLPERYDDAQAAPLLCAGLIGYRTLSMAGDAKRVGIYGFGAAAHIVAQVARHQGRAVYAFTRPGDDAAQQLARRLGAAWAGGSDEAPPEPLDAALIFAPVGALVPAALQAVVKGGIVVCGGIHMSDIPAFPYAFLWGERRVVSVANLTRADGEAFMKIAGDLPLDIEVTRYPLADANRALDDLRGGKVSGAAVLIVR, encoded by the coding sequence ATGCGCGCGATGGTTTTCGATGGATCGAGCCCGACGCTCGCCGAGCGCCAGTTGACGATGCGCACGCCGGCGCCGGGCGAAGTGCTGATCGACGTGCTGGCGTGCGGCGTGTGCCGCACCGATCTGCATGTCGTGGATGGCGAGCTGACCGGGCCGAAGCGTCCCGTGATACCGGGCCACGAGATCGTCGGGCAGGTTGCGGCGCGCGCGGCGGATGTGACGGCCTTCGATATCGGCGACCGCGTCGGCGTGCCGTGGCTCGGCAAGACGTGCGGTGTCTGTCCGTACTGCGCGAGCGGACGCGAGAATCTGTGCGACGCGCCCGGCTTCACCGGCTATACGATCGACGGCGGCTACGCGGAACAGGTGATCGCCGATCATCGCTATTGCCTGCATTTGCCCGAGCGCTACGACGACGCGCAAGCCGCGCCGCTGCTCTGCGCGGGTCTCATCGGCTATCGCACGCTGAGCATGGCGGGCGATGCGAAGCGCGTCGGCATCTACGGCTTCGGCGCGGCGGCGCATATCGTCGCGCAGGTCGCCCGTCATCAGGGCCGCGCGGTGTACGCGTTCACGCGTCCCGGCGACGATGCCGCGCAACAGCTCGCGCGCAGGCTCGGTGCGGCGTGGGCGGGCGGCAGCGACGAAGCGCCGCCCGAACCGCTCGATGCCGCGCTGATCTTCGCGCCCGTCGGCGCGCTCGTGCCCGCCGCGTTGCAGGCCGTCGTCAAGGGCGGCATCGTGGTCTGCGGCGGCATCCACATGAGCGACATTCCCGCGTTCCCGTACGCGTTCCTGTGGGGCGAGCGCCGCGTGGTGTCGGTCGCGAATCTCACGCGCGCCGACGGTGAAGCGTTCATGAAGATCGCCGGCGACTTGCCGCTCGATATCGAAGTGACGCGCTATCCGCTCGCCGACGCGAACCGCGCGCTGGATGATCTGCGCGGCGGCAAGGTGTCGGGGGCGGCCGTTCTGATCGTGCGCTAA